A genomic segment from Paenibacillus sp. FSL K6-1096 encodes:
- the bshA gene encoding N-acetyl-alpha-D-glucosaminyl L-malate synthase BshA, whose translation MDRLKIGITCYPSLGGSGVVATELGKLLAEKGHEVHFITHSIPFRLGTFQKNIFYHEVEVTDYYVFRYPPYDLALANKMAQVAKMQNLDLFHVHYAVPHAVCAYLAKQILGNDIKVVTTLHGTDITVLGQDESLKDLIRLGINESDAVTAVSNDLIRQTREALDITREIDLTYNFVDKRVYYPRDVSELRGDFAMPDEKILMHISNFRPVKRVSDVVDVFAKVNQKLPARLLLVGEGPDLPKIQAKISEMGLDDRVRFLGKQDEIAQVISLADLLLLPSEKESFGLVALEAAACGVPTVGSQTGGIPELIQHGKTGFLAPVGDTSSMAEYAVRLLSDEAMAERFRQACLERACHDFSRDMITNQYEDIYYRVLERKVPGLNGVRG comes from the coding sequence ATGGACCGGCTGAAAATAGGCATTACCTGTTATCCGTCCCTTGGGGGATCGGGTGTTGTGGCGACTGAACTGGGCAAATTGCTGGCCGAGAAGGGCCATGAGGTTCATTTCATTACCCATAGCATCCCGTTCCGGCTGGGGACGTTCCAGAAGAATATCTTCTACCATGAGGTAGAGGTTACCGATTATTATGTGTTCCGTTATCCGCCGTATGATCTGGCGCTGGCGAACAAGATGGCCCAGGTGGCCAAAATGCAGAATCTCGACTTGTTCCACGTACATTATGCTGTACCCCATGCGGTCTGTGCCTATCTGGCCAAACAGATTCTCGGCAACGACATCAAGGTGGTCACCACGCTGCACGGTACAGATATTACGGTGCTGGGCCAGGATGAATCCCTGAAGGATCTGATCCGGCTCGGGATTAATGAGAGTGATGCAGTTACCGCAGTCTCTAATGATCTCATCAGACAGACCCGGGAAGCGCTGGACATCACCCGGGAGATCGATCTGACCTATAACTTCGTGGACAAGCGTGTCTATTACCCGCGGGATGTGTCTGAGCTGCGCGGCGACTTCGCTATGCCGGATGAGAAGATTCTGATGCATATCAGCAACTTCCGTCCGGTTAAACGGGTCAGCGATGTGGTGGATGTATTCGCCAAGGTGAACCAGAAGCTGCCCGCCAGGCTGCTGCTGGTCGGCGAAGGGCCGGATCTGCCGAAGATCCAGGCCAAGATCAGCGAGATGGGGCTGGACGACAGAGTGCGATTCCTCGGCAAGCAGGACGAGATTGCCCAAGTCATCTCCCTGGCCGACCTGCTGCTGCTGCCTTCCGAGAAGGAGAGCTTCGGGCTGGTGGCCCTGGAGGCGGCGGCCTGCGGTGTGCCGACAGTCGGCTCGCAGACCGGGGGCATCCCGGAGCTGATCCAGCATGGCAAGACGGGCTTCCTTGCCCCGGTCGGGGATACTTCATCGATGGCGGAATATGCTGTACGCCTGCTCTCGGATGAAGCGATGGCAGAGCGCTTCCGGCAAGCGTGTCTGGAGCGGGCCTGTCATGACTTCAGCAGAGATATGATTACCAATCAATATGAAGATATATATTACCGTGTGCTTGAACGCAAGGTGCCCGGACTGAACGGTGTCCGGGGGTAA
- the bshB1 gene encoding bacillithiol biosynthesis deacetylase BshB1 yields MKLDILVFGAHADDAEIGMAGTIAKHTAAGFKVGICDLTQAEMSSNGTVELRRQEAEQAAGLLGAAVRTNLGLPDRGLYLTEQHLAAVTAEIRRFAPSIVFAPYWEDRHPDHIACSKLVEEAVFNAKLRKYMPEQPAVQEPQLYFYFINDLGRTDLIVDVTAQYPVKEQSLSCYRSQFGLSPGEDAVSTPLTEGYIDRVRSRDMLLGQRRLIPFAEGFASKVPYTVDLFSPARML; encoded by the coding sequence ATGAAGCTGGACATCCTCGTATTCGGCGCCCATGCCGATGATGCAGAGATCGGCATGGCGGGAACCATTGCGAAGCATACCGCTGCAGGCTTCAAGGTGGGAATATGTGATCTGACGCAGGCGGAGATGTCCTCGAATGGTACGGTAGAGCTTCGCCGCCAGGAGGCCGAGCAGGCTGCCGGATTGCTCGGAGCGGCTGTGCGCACGAATCTTGGGCTGCCTGACCGCGGCCTCTATCTGACCGAGCAGCATCTGGCGGCAGTAACTGCGGAGATCCGCAGGTTCGCTCCGTCTATTGTGTTCGCCCCTTATTGGGAGGACCGCCATCCGGACCATATCGCCTGCAGCAAGCTGGTGGAGGAAGCCGTCTTCAATGCCAAGCTGCGCAAGTATATGCCGGAGCAGCCTGCGGTGCAAGAACCGCAATTATATTTCTATTTCATTAATGATCTGGGCCGGACGGATCTGATCGTCGATGTCACGGCGCAGTATCCGGTTAAGGAGCAGTCTCTGTCCTGCTACCGTTCCCAATTCGGACTTTCTCCGGGCGAAGATGCGGTATCGACGCCTTTAACAGAGGGGTATATCGACCGCGTCCGTTCAAGGGACATGCTGCTGGGTCAACGGCGGCTGATCCCTTTTGCCGAAGGGTTTGCCAGTAAGGTGCCGTATACAGTAGACTTGTTCAGCCCTGCCCGTATGCTATAA
- the mgsA gene encoding methylglyoxal synthase: MLKIAFIAHDRKKDEMVNFVTAYEHVFEGHQLFSTGTTGQRIMEVTGLSIHRYMSGPLGGDQQIGSMVATDELDLIIFLRDPLMAQPHEPDITALLRLCDVYGIPVATNIATAEILVKAIDRGDFGWRELVHKYKPGVDEA; this comes from the coding sequence ATGTTAAAAATCGCTTTTATCGCACATGACCGTAAAAAAGATGAAATGGTAAATTTCGTTACTGCCTATGAGCATGTTTTTGAAGGGCATCAGCTCTTCTCCACCGGAACCACGGGGCAACGGATTATGGAGGTCACCGGCCTCTCGATCCACCGGTATATGTCCGGTCCTCTGGGCGGGGACCAGCAGATCGGCTCCATGGTGGCCACAGATGAGCTGGACCTGATTATTTTCCTGCGTGATCCGCTGATGGCCCAGCCGCATGAGCCGGATATTACCGCGCTGCTCCGCTTGTGCGATGTGTACGGAATTCCGGTAGCCACCAATATTGCTACAGCGGAGATTCTGGTGAAGGCGATTGACCGGGGAGACTTTGGCTGGCGTGAGCTGGTACATAAATACAAGCCGGGCGTGGATGAAGCATGA
- the dapB gene encoding 4-hydroxy-tetrahydrodipicolinate reductase encodes MSDKIRVIVSGAGGKMGKEVVKLVLQEDELELAAAIDRSSAGSDAGRLVGLEDCGVQVTSDLEGALAGAAADVMVDFTIPQSAYANTAMAIKYGVRPVVGTTGFTPEQIEELDKQCREQGIGGLIAPNFSIGAILLMRFAAQAAKYFPHLEIIEYHGDQKLDAPSGTAIKTAELISEARQELRQGHPEEEEIIEGSRGGYYNGFRIHSVRLPGVFAQEEVVFGGFGQSLKIRHDSYERAGYMPGVKLGIEKVMGYTGMIYGFEHFIE; translated from the coding sequence TTGAGTGACAAGATCAGGGTTATTGTCTCAGGAGCAGGAGGCAAGATGGGTAAAGAAGTTGTGAAGCTGGTATTGCAGGAAGATGAACTCGAGCTGGCAGCGGCTATTGACCGCTCTTCGGCCGGCAGTGATGCCGGCCGTCTGGTGGGGCTGGAGGATTGCGGCGTTCAGGTTACTTCAGACCTGGAAGGCGCACTGGCAGGAGCTGCAGCGGATGTAATGGTAGACTTTACGATTCCGCAGTCCGCATATGCCAATACAGCTATGGCCATCAAGTATGGGGTGCGTCCGGTGGTCGGCACGACCGGATTCACGCCAGAGCAGATCGAAGAGCTGGACAAGCAATGCCGGGAGCAGGGAATCGGCGGACTGATTGCGCCGAATTTCTCGATCGGGGCCATTCTGCTGATGAGATTTGCCGCTCAGGCTGCCAAGTATTTCCCTCACTTAGAGATTATTGAATATCATGGAGACCAGAAGCTCGATGCTCCTTCAGGTACGGCCATCAAGACCGCCGAGTTGATCTCGGAGGCGCGCCAGGAGCTGCGGCAGGGACACCCGGAGGAAGAAGAGATTATTGAAGGCTCGCGCGGCGGGTATTATAACGGCTTCCGTATTCACAGCGTCCGCCTTCCGGGGGTATTTGCCCAGGAGGAAGTGGTGTTCGGCGGCTTCGGGCAGTCACTTAAGATCAGGCACGATTCCTACGAGCGGGCCGGATATATGCCGGGAGTGAAGCTGGGGATTGAGAAGGTAATGGGCTATACCGGCATGATTTACGGCTTCGAGCATTTTATAGAATAG
- a CDS encoding tetratricopeptide repeat protein: MDHNDYVKAAYRSILRSDFAEAITLFEAAIAASPDDAEVRYRCSITYARSGMLDKALDHAAAARRLDHSKPEYQLHLQHLQAMQLVQEAKRLLEDEEALPGNPYHPVTLLKEAVSLDPLYGDAYVWLAIAHSRMNEHLQAIAVLKEVMSLHPDDDGLHLLMKDLQKSLQQYIQ; encoded by the coding sequence ATGGATCATAATGATTATGTAAAAGCGGCCTACCGCTCGATTCTGCGCAGTGACTTCGCCGAGGCGATTACACTGTTCGAGGCGGCCATTGCGGCCAGTCCGGATGATGCCGAGGTCCGGTACCGCTGCTCAATCACCTATGCCCGCAGCGGCATGCTGGACAAAGCGCTGGACCATGCGGCTGCGGCGCGCCGGCTGGATCACAGTAAGCCGGAGTATCAGCTGCACCTCCAGCATCTGCAGGCGATGCAATTGGTGCAGGAGGCGAAGCGGCTGCTGGAGGATGAGGAAGCCTTGCCGGGTAATCCGTACCATCCGGTAACGCTGCTCAAAGAAGCTGTATCGCTGGACCCGCTATACGGGGATGCTTATGTATGGCTGGCGATTGCACACAGCCGGATGAATGAGCATCTTCAGGCCATAGCGGTCCTCAAAGAAGTGATGTCACTGCACCCGGATGATGACGGGCTGCATCTGCTGATGAAGGATCTGCAGAAATCACTGCAACAATATATACAATAA
- a CDS encoding nucleotide pyrophosphohydrolase gives MDKSLGDIQREVDAYISQFKEGYFSPLSMLARMSEEVGELAREVNHQFGEKPKKADEADNSIELELGDILFITVCFANSLGIDLTEAHNKVMHKFNTRDAGRWTPKNTD, from the coding sequence ATGGATAAAAGTCTTGGTGACATTCAACGTGAGGTCGATGCTTACATCTCACAGTTCAAGGAAGGCTACTTCAGCCCGCTGTCCATGCTGGCCCGGATGTCCGAGGAAGTCGGGGAGCTGGCCCGTGAAGTGAACCATCAATTCGGCGAGAAGCCGAAGAAGGCGGATGAAGCCGATAATTCGATCGAGCTGGAGCTGGGCGACATTCTCTTCATTACCGTTTGTTTCGCCAATTCGCTGGGCATTGACTTAACCGAAGCCCATAATAAGGTTATGCACAAATTCAATACCCGTGACGCCGGGCGCTGGACGCCCAAAAACACCGATTAA
- a CDS encoding YitT family protein translates to MNSSIKLGTISKTVAPILLGAAIYAFGLLYFIVPNQLMEGGVTGITILLNYAFSIPIFLTTLLINLPLFLLGWKVLGANQIVYTGVGIGSLSFFLWLFERMIKLGWIVPFSTEHDFILASLYAGVTLGLGLGIVFRFGGTTGGVDIVARILGRRFGWSMGQIILVVDVVIIGASLLYIPREKILYTLVAVFIASRVIDFIQEGAYAAKAFTIISDEAPKIADLITAELERGVTMIPAIGAYSKQAKHMVYCVVSRQEIRRLSLLVKSVDPKAFVIINDVHDVHGEGFRET, encoded by the coding sequence ATGAATTCATCAATCAAGCTCGGCACCATCAGCAAAACCGTGGCCCCCATCCTGCTGGGCGCTGCCATTTACGCATTCGGTCTCCTGTATTTCATCGTTCCCAATCAGCTGATGGAGGGCGGCGTTACCGGGATTACCATCCTGCTCAATTACGCCTTCAGCATCCCGATCTTCCTTACGACCCTGCTGATCAATCTTCCGCTTTTTCTGCTGGGGTGGAAGGTGCTGGGAGCCAATCAGATTGTATACACGGGGGTCGGGATCGGATCGCTGTCCTTCTTCCTCTGGTTATTCGAGCGGATGATCAAACTGGGCTGGATTGTGCCGTTCAGCACAGAGCATGATTTCATTCTTGCTTCATTATATGCCGGGGTCACCCTGGGGCTGGGGCTGGGGATTGTCTTCCGCTTCGGCGGCACCACCGGCGGTGTCGATATCGTCGCACGGATTCTCGGGCGCAGATTCGGCTGGAGTATGGGACAGATCATTCTGGTGGTGGATGTGGTCATCATCGGCGCCTCCCTGCTCTACATTCCCCGTGAAAAGATTCTGTACACCCTCGTCGCCGTCTTCATCGCCTCCCGGGTGATTGACTTCATCCAGGAAGGGGCCTACGCCGCCAAAGCGTTCACGATCATCAGCGACGAAGCGCCGAAGATTGCCGATCTGATCACGGCCGAGCTGGAGCGCGGCGTCACCATGATCCCGGCGATCGGCGCCTATTCCAAGCAGGCCAAGCATATGGTCTACTGCGTAGTCTCCAGACAGGAGATCCGCCGGCTCAGCCTGCTGGTCAAGTCGGTCGATCCCAAGGCGTTCGTAATCATTAATGATGTCCACGATGTGCACGGCGAAGGCTTCCGCGAAACATAA
- a CDS encoding sporulation protein YpjB, whose amino-acid sequence MPRRTIFILSGMMLCWLLAGTAIGGGKVQAEAGAAGAGTIPVTGAYIASAATSPDASDPAALTSRSGAQRLEEAAEALYGYVLEGNILKAREEAEQVSQIFISSSFEGMTSVEGINALSAVIMDMKSALAAAEPSPEKWEAAAAKLRLAANSLNHPRAPMWLQYYKLVREDLKDMEQSAAAGDLKSWTAALSRLQSRYANIRPAVIISRPAETVNAFDSWLSYAAGTTASEQPPERTRLVEMVSYGQDAARVMFGKDRDEPALSLPLAPPEYGGWGLLTGAFILTMLAYAAYRKYRGQQRDTKTV is encoded by the coding sequence ATGCCGCGCAGAACCATATTCATACTGTCTGGAATGATGCTGTGCTGGCTGCTGGCCGGTACGGCTATTGGCGGAGGGAAGGTGCAGGCGGAGGCGGGTGCTGCCGGTGCTGGTACAATACCGGTTACGGGTGCTTACATCGCCTCAGCAGCAACGTCGCCGGATGCCAGTGATCCGGCCGCACTGACCTCGCGGAGCGGGGCACAGCGGCTGGAAGAGGCAGCGGAGGCCTTATACGGCTATGTGCTGGAAGGCAATATATTGAAGGCCCGCGAGGAGGCGGAGCAGGTCTCGCAGATCTTCATCTCTTCGTCCTTTGAGGGGATGACCTCTGTGGAGGGAATTAATGCCCTCTCGGCAGTGATTATGGATATGAAGTCGGCGCTGGCTGCCGCAGAGCCTTCCCCGGAGAAATGGGAGGCCGCTGCTGCGAAGCTGAGGCTGGCTGCGAACAGTCTGAATCATCCCAGAGCGCCGATGTGGCTGCAGTATTATAAGCTGGTCCGTGAGGATCTGAAGGATATGGAGCAAAGCGCCGCCGCAGGTGATCTCAAAAGCTGGACCGCAGCCCTCTCCAGGCTGCAGAGCCGGTACGCCAACATCCGGCCTGCGGTAATCATCTCCCGTCCGGCTGAAACGGTGAATGCGTTCGATTCCTGGCTGTCCTACGCGGCCGGGACAACGGCCTCCGAGCAGCCGCCGGAGCGCACCCGCCTGGTGGAGATGGTGTCCTACGGACAGGATGCGGCCCGGGTGATGTTCGGCAAGGATCGTGATGAGCCCGCCCTGTCCTTGCCGCTTGCTCCGCCGGAATACGGCGGCTGGGGACTTCTTACAGGTGCATTTATTCTTACCATGCTGGCCTACGCGGCCTACCGCAAGTACCGGGGCCAGCAAAGGGACACGAAGACGGTATAA
- a CDS encoding DUF1405 domain-containing protein, with product MPGHWFERLFRDRRIIWLLFIVNLLGTVYGYMWYGNQLQFTAETEPLWLLPFVPDSPTASLFFTLALLLLLYPPKGLTGTMVRQLIEALAVVTSVKYGIWAVSIIVAGGYQGDSITWKDWMLIVSHTGMAVEALIYARFFNLRRMLPVALLWTFANDMVDYSQGVYPWLPSVLDDDVEAVQYFTMGLTLFSTAAAWLFSGRSRRSAAAKR from the coding sequence ATGCCGGGTCATTGGTTTGAGAGGTTATTCAGGGACAGAAGAATTATCTGGCTGCTGTTCATCGTTAATCTGCTGGGGACGGTGTACGGCTATATGTGGTACGGGAACCAGCTCCAGTTCACGGCGGAGACGGAGCCGCTCTGGCTGCTGCCGTTCGTGCCCGACAGCCCTACCGCCAGCCTGTTCTTCACATTGGCGCTGCTGCTGCTGCTCTATCCGCCCAAGGGCCTCACAGGAACAATGGTGCGCCAGCTGATTGAGGCACTTGCCGTTGTCACCTCAGTGAAGTACGGAATCTGGGCAGTCAGCATTATCGTGGCTGGAGGCTATCAGGGGGATTCAATTACCTGGAAGGACTGGATGCTGATCGTCTCCCATACCGGAATGGCCGTTGAGGCGCTGATCTATGCCCGCTTCTTCAATCTCCGCCGGATGCTGCCGGTAGCGCTTCTATGGACATTCGCCAACGATATGGTGGATTACTCGCAAGGGGTGTATCCGTGGCTGCCCTCGGTGCTGGATGATGACGTAGAGGCCGTCCAGTATTTCACCATGGGGCTGACGCTCTTCAGCACCGCGGCCGCCTGGCTGTTCAGCGGCAGGAGCAGGCGGTCTGCCGCCGCGAAGCGCTGA
- a CDS encoding c-type cytochrome, protein MAHGDDSKEKVVYVGDSRVRRGNGFITPPDYTAYPGKSEAFIPNFLLKEWMVGVVVLVGILVLTISEPAPLGFPANPAASVIPIPDWYFLFLYQYLKLPYASGDYIVLGTLGVTGVAFGALLLAPFLDTGRERRFYRRPIASSLMFLSLIAIIYLTNTAWTEYKHEMAETNQIPEHIQREEKAAENKAAGKPTTSAVQPKSIAIVDKDDPAMELFKQATCISCHAADLKGASGPSLRGVGDTHDQAAILAIIKEGQGNMPAMYETALGAGLSEQDIDTLAAWLAKQKSEQ, encoded by the coding sequence ATGGCACACGGAGACGACTCCAAAGAGAAGGTGGTCTATGTCGGGGATTCCCGGGTCCGCAGGGGCAACGGGTTCATTACCCCGCCTGACTATACGGCTTATCCGGGCAAATCAGAGGCCTTCATCCCCAACTTTCTGCTGAAGGAATGGATGGTGGGCGTAGTAGTGCTGGTGGGGATTCTGGTATTGACCATCTCCGAGCCGGCGCCGCTCGGGTTCCCCGCCAATCCTGCAGCATCGGTTATTCCGATCCCGGACTGGTATTTCCTGTTCCTGTATCAATATCTGAAGCTGCCTTATGCATCCGGTGACTATATTGTGCTTGGAACACTGGGCGTAACAGGGGTGGCCTTCGGGGCGCTGCTGCTGGCGCCATTCCTGGACACAGGCCGGGAGCGCCGGTTCTACCGCAGACCGATTGCATCCTCGCTGATGTTCCTGTCCCTGATCGCGATTATCTACCTGACGAATACGGCCTGGACGGAATACAAGCATGAGATGGCCGAAACGAACCAGATTCCGGAGCACATCCAGCGGGAGGAGAAGGCCGCTGAGAACAAGGCGGCAGGCAAACCGACTACAAGTGCGGTCCAGCCGAAGAGCATTGCCATTGTGGACAAGGATGACCCGGCGATGGAGCTGTTCAAGCAGGCAACCTGTATATCCTGCCATGCCGCAGATCTGAAGGGTGCGAGCGGACCTTCGCTGCGCGGTGTAGGAGACACCCATGATCAGGCCGCCATCCTGGCTATCATCAAAGAAGGCCAAGGGAATATGCCGGCGATGTACGAGACGGCCTTGGGAGCAGGGCTGAGCGAGCAGGATATTGATACGCTGGCCGCCTGGCTTGCCAAACAAAAAAGTGAACAGTAA
- a CDS encoding cytochrome b6, with product MFKNVYNWIDERLDITPIWRDVADHEVPEHVNPAHHFSAFVYCFGGLTFFITVIQILSGMFLTMYYVPDIINAYASVEYLQTKVAFGKIVRGMHHWGASLVIVMMFLHTMRVFFTGSYKAPREMNWVVGMLIFFVMLGLGLTGYLLPWDNKAYFATKVTLEIANSVPFMGPVLKELMQGGTIAGAETLTRFFALHVFFLPAVLLILLVGHFIMIRRQGISGPL from the coding sequence GTGTTCAAAAATGTATATAACTGGATCGACGAACGTCTGGATATTACACCGATCTGGAGAGATGTGGCCGACCACGAGGTTCCCGAGCATGTCAATCCGGCGCACCATTTCTCGGCGTTTGTCTACTGCTTCGGCGGCCTGACCTTCTTCATTACCGTCATTCAGATTCTGTCCGGCATGTTCCTGACGATGTATTATGTTCCCGATATTATCAATGCCTATGCCAGTGTGGAATATTTGCAGACCAAGGTAGCCTTCGGTAAAATCGTCCGCGGGATGCACCACTGGGGCGCGAGTCTGGTCATTGTCATGATGTTCCTGCACACGATGCGTGTATTCTTCACCGGCTCCTATAAGGCTCCCCGCGAGATGAACTGGGTGGTGGGCATGCTGATCTTCTTCGTCATGCTGGGGCTGGGGCTGACCGGCTACCTGCTTCCTTGGGACAACAAGGCTTACTTCGCCACCAAGGTAACACTGGAGATTGCCAACTCGGTTCCGTTCATGGGACCGGTGCTGAAGGAGCTGATGCAGGGCGGCACCATTGCCGGTGCGGAGACGCTGACCCGCTTCTTCGCCCTCCATGTATTCTTCCTCCCGGCGGTCCTGCTTATACTGCTGGTCGGACATTTCATCATGATCCGCAGACAAGGCATATCCGGTCCATTGTAA
- a CDS encoding ubiquinol-cytochrome c reductase iron-sulfur subunit: MSSLNEDQDSHPLKPPSRKEMSRRQFLTYTLGGATAFMGVGALMPMVRFAVDPILHKKGEGTFIKVAEVSKITDEPQEFTFELPQQDGWYASTSLLTAWIRKGENGDIYALSPICKHLGCTVGWNNNKAYPDEYHCPCHGARYTKQGKQLAVAPKPLDQYTTKIDGGWVYLGEIVPNTQAQKEA, encoded by the coding sequence ATGAGCAGCCTTAACGAAGACCAGGATTCCCATCCGCTTAAACCGCCTAGCCGAAAAGAGATGTCGCGCAGACAATTTTTGACCTATACGCTGGGTGGAGCTACTGCTTTTATGGGGGTGGGGGCGCTAATGCCGATGGTCCGGTTTGCCGTAGACCCGATCTTACATAAAAAGGGCGAGGGAACCTTCATCAAGGTGGCGGAAGTGTCCAAAATCACCGACGAGCCGCAGGAGTTCACCTTCGAGCTTCCGCAGCAGGACGGATGGTATGCCAGTACATCGCTGCTGACAGCATGGATCCGCAAAGGTGAGAACGGAGATATTTATGCGCTTTCACCGATCTGCAAGCATCTTGGCTGCACGGTCGGCTGGAACAACAACAAGGCGTATCCCGATGAGTATCACTGCCCCTGCCACGGTGCGCGGTATACCAAACAGGGCAAGCAGCTTGCTGTAGCGCCCAAGCCCCTGGACCAGTACACCACCAAGATTGACGGAGGCTGGGTGTATCTGGGGGAGATCGTTCCGAATACGCAAGCTCAGAAGGAGGCGTAA
- a CDS encoding DUF2487 family protein yields the protein MKFSDFDRESWETNGHYYDTCVIPYSGLRGTETPPETVYILERQRDFLDLVEKPFQGRVVTYPAIQYAGTGSIALMNEICRKVKSIGFQYAIVLSANEALPEGEIHESDLVLCMPVIAADSQVLVSAYVRGEIQALWENGK from the coding sequence ATGAAATTCAGTGATTTTGACAGAGAGAGCTGGGAGACTAACGGGCACTACTACGACACCTGTGTGATTCCCTACAGCGGACTGCGGGGCACGGAGACGCCGCCAGAGACGGTGTACATACTCGAACGGCAGCGTGATTTTCTGGATCTGGTAGAAAAGCCTTTTCAGGGACGGGTAGTGACTTACCCTGCAATCCAGTATGCGGGGACGGGCAGCATAGCGCTGATGAACGAGATCTGCCGGAAAGTCAAATCCATTGGCTTCCAGTACGCCATCGTGCTGTCTGCCAACGAAGCGCTGCCTGAGGGGGAGATTCATGAAAGCGATTTAGTCCTTTGCATGCCTGTAATTGCAGCCGATTCGCAGGTTCTGGTAAGCGCTTATGTGCGCGGGGAAATCCAGGCTCTGTGGGAGAACGGGAAATGA
- a CDS encoding IDEAL domain-containing protein — MDKMKATYEVMLGLAAEMVWDEALKKRRTDILYREIDTALAAGDEAAFRNLTEELKSLA; from the coding sequence ATGGACAAAATGAAGGCTACTTATGAAGTGATGCTGGGGCTTGCTGCAGAAATGGTGTGGGATGAAGCGTTAAAAAAGCGTCGTACCGACATCTTGTACCGGGAGATCGACACGGCGCTGGCTGCCGGAGATGAGGCGGCTTTCCGGAATCTGACTGAAGAACTGAAAAGTTTGGCATAA
- a CDS encoding gamma carbonic anhydrase family protein, with translation MRIAYGSYIPQLAESVYVAEGAKLVGDVRISKQSSVWFNAVLRGDLAPVIIGERCNIQDGVVGHVAEGLPLVLEDDISVGHSAIIHGCRIGKGTLIGMGAIVLNAAEIGEYALVGAGSIVTENTIIPPYTLSLGTPARVVRELTEQDLLRMARTSDSYVHKAREYGNF, from the coding sequence ATGCGGATTGCCTATGGGAGTTACATACCGCAGCTTGCGGAATCCGTCTATGTGGCGGAAGGCGCCAAGCTCGTGGGCGATGTAAGGATAAGCAAACAATCCAGTGTCTGGTTCAACGCCGTCCTGCGGGGCGATCTGGCCCCGGTGATCATCGGGGAGCGCTGTAATATTCAAGACGGTGTAGTCGGCCATGTGGCAGAGGGCTTGCCGCTGGTGCTGGAGGATGACATCTCGGTCGGTCATTCAGCAATCATTCACGGCTGCCGGATAGGCAAGGGCACATTAATCGGAATGGGTGCAATTGTACTGAACGCAGCAGAGATTGGTGAATATGCTTTAGTAGGAGCCGGCTCCATTGTTACCGAGAATACCATCATTCCTCCGTACACGCTTTCACTGGGCACACCGGCCAGAGTAGTCCGCGAATTAACGGAGCAGGATTTGCTGAGGATGGCGCGCACAAGTGACAGCTATGTTCATAAGGCAAGGGAATACGGAAACTTTTAA
- a CDS encoding histidine phosphatase family protein encodes MLIGLIRHGLTDWNAEGRIQGQSDIPLNEEGRRQAEMLGQRLLQEPYHWDYCITSSLSRAAETGKIVAAKLGIPLLAPDDRIRERAYGQVEGMTAAAREAKWGKDWKQLSLGQESDEALQARGLAFLEEITALYPDKNVLVISHGGFLAQLYTALYKDKYSERLGNLSLTILEQNGPEWNPILYNCTRHILQQQH; translated from the coding sequence ATGCTGATCGGCTTAATACGCCATGGGCTGACGGATTGGAATGCGGAAGGTAGAATTCAGGGACAAAGTGATATTCCGCTTAACGAAGAAGGCCGCAGGCAGGCTGAGATGCTGGGCCAGCGGCTGCTGCAGGAGCCTTACCATTGGGATTACTGTATCACCAGCAGCCTTTCCCGCGCGGCAGAGACCGGCAAGATTGTGGCCGCGAAGCTGGGCATTCCGTTGCTTGCACCGGACGACCGTATCCGCGAACGCGCCTACGGCCAAGTGGAGGGTATGACGGCTGCCGCCCGCGAAGCCAAGTGGGGCAAGGACTGGAAGCAGCTGTCGCTTGGACAGGAGAGCGATGAGGCGCTTCAGGCCCGCGGGCTGGCCTTCCTGGAGGAGATTACGGCGCTGTATCCGGATAAGAACGTGTTGGTCATCTCCCACGGAGGGTTCCTTGCCCAGTTATATACCGCCCTCTACAAAGACAAATATTCGGAACGGCTCGGCAATCTCTCCCTGACGATCCTGGAGCAGAACGGGCCGGAATGGAATCCGATCCTGTACAACTGTACACGCCATATCTTGCAGCAGCAGCATTAA